The genomic stretch aaatggtcttttgattacatagtacgtgataataagctcatgattaaatagtatgtgataataagatcatcacatggtttgtctggtatcaggcccagtatcatgcccccgtgTGCCAGTATCatacaaaccatgtgataacctataaatccGTCGTACCCAATTTTTGCTgggaggggggtactgtcatgctgTGTTGTGACACCTATTGGTTGTTGTTTGATATTGTTTCTCATTCCTTTGGTGTTTCCAGCTTCCCCACTTCTCTTTCGTTTTTGTCTTTTGCAGACATTTAGCCTCCTTCCAAGACTCATATTAAGCTATCTTGTTAGCCTCCTgtcatgtacttttttttttcttttagcacATTTTCCTGCTTGTCCAGCAGCCTGCCTGACTTACAGGTAGTTTTTAGTTTCTCTTCTGTTTCCACTTTTACATTTGGTTGTAGTGCTTCATTGGCTTATTTGTACTGGGCTGTATTCCCTGATccattttttgcattattaaagACTTTACTTACAGTACTGTGAGTTGTCCTTTTGCATTTTGGAATCTGCTCTTGTTGCTCTGTACTTTTGTCTTCTAGGTGCCTGCAACAAAGAAAAGTACAAGAATATTAATCTCACAGCAATTTATGGAGGAAAAGGAGACCTTCACCTCTGTAATTCTTCCTCCTGGTGAGATCCAGCTCAGAATTATAGATTATAAATATCCATATTACAGTACTTTGTATGATATATGTTATCTGTAAAGGCAGATTTTTTTGGTCACTCAACATGTTGGTAAATTGCACAAAGAATGCCTGATAATTAAAAAGACCCACCACTGGAATGACCAACATGTTTCCTGGAAAGACCATTTCAACACCTTTACAATTTCTACAATATATGCAGTAATATATAAAAACTGGTTTTATTGCTTCATATTTGAGGGCATCCCATGACATCTTATCTCTTATTTTATCacttcatccccccccccccatcctttcCCTAGCCATCCATATCCCTGATGCCCCACCTCCATCAGACCTAACCTACCTGCAGGCAGCGGCTATCTTTCACTATCTACGTAGGGACAAACCACTCAATCATCAGTtggtgcattatgggaaaaagaCAGACAAGCTGTTGCTGCCAGAGAGCGGAGACAAGACAACGACGCAACATGCCTTACGGCTGGCCTTCAGTACTCTCAAATGTACGCAAATTTGGTATTGCTGGGTTGCATGTGACGTCATATCTAACTTCAAAAAGGCATTCAGGAAAttactgtaaaaatgttgttagTATGAGTGTATTAATACTGCAGTATTGCATTATAGGAAGGAGCACTACAGGTAAGATTGGTTATGAGAAATGTAATGCTTATAAACTCACTAGCACAACTAACCAAGTTAAACAAAAGACATTGAGGCACAGCggcttgagaaaaaaaaagaaaaacaaaatttttaaaacGCCAACGCTAACTTGGGTTCTTGGGTTCTAACTTCTGCTGTTTAACGGTAAAATTAATTGATTTGCAGCTTTTTTGTTGTATTGGAATTGAGAGTCTTCCACTGTTGCTTTCCTACCAGACGAAGATTTACTGGAGGAAATGATGATGGACAGCCGCTTCCTCGCATCGCAACACATTGTGAGTCCCGCCACATGTGACAAAAATCCAGTCTGAATCCAAACATTTTTAACGACCGTTAACTGCCTCATAAAGTGGCTGACGTCGTTCTCCGCCATATGCTTCTGCTACATTACAAAATGGTGGCATTGTACAGAGGGAAGCGTGGAGATAAGAGGCCATTTGTATTCATATCTGTGCTTAAGAGTTGGCTTGGCTGGAGTTGGCAAATGATGCATAGGGAAGAGAGCTGACTGGGAGTCAATAAACAAGACAATAAAACACGGTGGGATGACATACACGGACAAAGAAACAAACTTGCTCATAAAAACAGCCCAATGACAGCTTTGAGAAGTGAGTGAAACATAGCCAAGAAGTTGATAACTTATTAGTCTAAGACGACTAAAGTGGCAACAAAGCATGCCAAAAAGGGAAAGAACTAAGAAAATGGAGACTTCtcattgaaggaaaaaagtaGTGGATATAGTCATTAAACACTCTGACATGAGGCACACCTGCACATGAATCCAATACAATAACTGttgaacaaataacaaatattctgctgttacaaaaacaataacatttcaaTGACATTGCTGTTTATCGCTGTGTTGAAGCACATACAAAGAGCTTTTAATATATTTCCCTCGTAAGGACCTACATAAAGCAATCAATTATGTAGGGGCACTGAGTCCAGTGTGTAGTGTCCAAAGCTCCAGGCATTAATTtaggatgtgtagcgaagcctgtttttttttgttttttttttttatttttttttttttacacaaagctGTTCTGCAAGTATACATGGGGTACAAAGGGTTGATCAGAGACGGTATAAGGCTGGCGAGACACCATAGCAAGAACTACATAATTTCACCATGGaaggtggggggaaaggtaaTGCGCCCAGATGAAAAGATAACAACAGATACTACGAAAATGCTGGAATGCAACAGGATGCAAAGAGCATAAATCCAGTAAACCAGAAGGAAGTCCAAACCTCTCACAGAAGTTGATGCGGCAATGATGCACCAAAAGCTGAAGCTCCAAGCTGAACTACATCATTATGCTGATTGCTCATTCAACATGCATACTGCATACAGCATACTGTGCCAAAACAAGAGACGGACATTCAAAATTAAAGCAACCGTTTTGATTGcctcttcttttaaaaaaagcGAGTAAACAAGAGAGAGTGATGATGGATTTTTCTTAAGTGTGATGCTGTTATGGTAAATATACCTGAGCAATGTTGGAGAGAAGACAGAACTCTCTTTTGGGGTATTTCTTCTGCAGAATAGGAAGACTGTTGAGACAGACTCTTGAAAGTCTGCTGCAAGTACCCCCTCTTAAGGACAAAAGCACAGTTATACAAATGTTAACAGGAAATATACCATATTTACAGCCCAATGACCTGCTGCCACTAGCGATGGTGATGCTGTGCAACTTCCAGGAGCGAAAGTTTTTGCCATGTCAGCGTTCAGAAATAGAAAAGGAGGAACCCCAGCAGGAAGTGAGAGATCTGGAGAACAGGCTTCACAAGTACGTATACAAGAGGGACGCTAATGTATCATAAATAGTCAGTGAgtacgtctgtgtgtgtgtgtgtcgcagaTGTAAGACCAAGCTCGCAGCCTCTCTTGCACGAAGCAGGGTGAAACACGGCCTGCAGAGTGTTTCCGGCATCCTATCAGAACCTGTGAGGAGCAAACAGCACAGAGCGAGACTACTGCCTCTTTATGCATGGGTCAACACTCTCAGCAGCAGGTGTAACTTAAAGAAATACACGTAGCTACAAGTGCACTCCATCAACATTAGTTAGAAGATGTCTTGTCTTGACAGCGTGGAGGAAGTGTGTAAGGAGTTAGAGCTCAGCGGGTTGTCCAAGGTGGACCCCCTCTGTTGCGACACGCTCATCTTCTCCCAAAAGCTTCATGCACCACTGAAGCATAGCCAGCTCACTGCTACACACAAACTTATGATTCAGGTATGGTTAATATGTGTGGGTGTCTGTGTGCCATGGTGAATATTGCATCCTATGTTACTGcactggcggcacggcggtctagtggttagcgcgcaggcctcacagctaagaggaccagggttcgattccaccctcggccatctctgtgtgtggagtttgcatgttctccccgtgcatgcgtgggttttctccaggtactccggtttcctcccattccTTCCCAtttccccattccaaaaacatgctaggttaattaataatatataagccACGTGTCCACGTCATATTGTGGCGCACACAAGTTCACCGCACAGCTCTTTAATTGACACAACGAGGTTGTCAACCCACTATATATGATAGTATAACATGGTGtcctcacacagcaacttaacactcaaaaggtataccccagaaatatataaacatgtgcCAATAtgggtttaaaatgaaaatgctagggcggcacggcggtcgagtggttagcgcgcagctctcacagttaggagaccagggttcaattccaccctcgatcccaccatctctgtgtggagtttgcatggtctccccgttttctccgggtactccggtttcctcccacattccaaaaacatgctaggttaattagcgactccaaattgtccataggtatgaatgtgagtgtgaatggttgtttgtctatatgtgccctgtgatgggctggtgaccagtccagggtgtaccccgcctctcgcccgaagacagctgggataggctccagcacccccgcaaccctcgtgaggaaaaagcagtagaaaatgaatgaatgaatgaatgttactgcACTGACTGGGTTCCCAAGCAATCCAAAATATGTTTGTACAATTTGTacaaaaaagagaaataaatacaaatgaatgaaagtgggtTAACTTTTAGTACTCACATTACTTTTTTATATGACAGGACAGGAGCGTGTGCGTGGCGGTGAGTGCCTTACGCCCCATATTATTCGACAATGCTGATGTCCTCATGGCGGGCTCTTTCTCAGCCCTGACTGCGGCACACGTGGCCATCATGGTGGCTGCCCGCTCAGGCGGCGTGCTCGTGTGTGGGGCTGATCACACTTCCTCACAGCTGGAAGACATGCACAAGCTACTGAAAGAAATGGATATAAAAAGTAagtgttaaatgtatttttaaaaaagggagATGTTGATGCTTTAAGACTCGAACCCTATAGATGTGCGCATCGTGTCTGAGGCCTTCTTCAGTCTGGGTCAGTGGGACGCCGCCATTGAGCGTTTAAAGGTCATCATGGTGCTTCCTCAGTGCTCGTCTTCTGGACTCTGTGACCCAGTGGATACCATTCACTGTGAAAGTGGAGGTGTGTGTGAGACACTTCTCATTAAATAGTTATGAAAACTGGAAATAAACACTGGAGCAACTCAAAAAGATCAGCTAAAACACAGTACAATCAGACAATGATATATATTAAGATAAGTAAAAGAAATATATGCTGAGCAGAGCTAACATTTACCTAACAATTAACTGAATGAGAATAACAAATAcctttttagtaataataatgcctTATACTGACCCAGAACGCCATGCCGTGGTAGGAGCGTTGTCATGGAaatgtttaatacattttaattgtttattctatattttaaaaaagagtTCACTAGTGTTTAACGATTTGAAACACATTTTAGCATGTATATCTGTTATCTAAATTGTATCGCTAGCAATGTAATTGTCTAACATGGTGGCCCCGGATGTACCTTTACACGACTACGGTGGCCTTTGAGGCTCTAAAAGGTACACATATTAGCTTCTTTCCTGAGCCCAGTCTAGCTACACTATGACAGAGTAAGTTCAACTAACAACGTATTACTTTTAATACTTTATTACGTTACTAGTTGACTCGGGCCTGAGTTAAATTAGATGCATATTttgtaataatacaatacatggTTTGATACGAATAATACTGCCAGTGTGCTAGCATGACTGAACTTGAGGTTGTGCGCcaaacaaatatgcatattagcaCTCAATAATGTCATTAAACCTTACCTTTATGTATTCCAACATAGTATCAGCACATGGGGTgacagaaaaaatacaaaaacaaatacagtgtaGTAGTTTATCCGTGCAGTGTGGGAGAAGGTCGGCACAttcacacaactatggtgcattcaaggtctGTCGGACAGGTCGCCGCTCTCCGAacaataaagaaacaaaacaacctaaaaatgaaaaatatgggATTTATAACTGTATATTACTTTACGAATAAAATAATGTCCCATATTCTGATATGCATTCATATACGATTTGATGTAGttattcatacatttatttttcacacaaCCTGGTTCTGGGCTGCACagcgtttgagtggttagcacgcagacagctaggagaccagggttcaattccaccctcggccatctctgtgtggagtttgcatgttctcccgtgcatgcatgggttttctccaggtactccggtttccttccacattccaaaaacatgctagcttaattggtgactccaaattgtccataggtatgaatgtgagtgtgaatggttgtttgtctagacaGTGGCACAGTGGTTGGAGACAGCTGCAAGACAATGGAAGATTATTGCATTGTCTAATAGACAACATTGCACTTTATTTGAAAAGAGAATTGGAAAGTttaccaaaaacaaaacactatttTTTCGACAGACTGGAATCTGCTTCAAGACTTGTCTCGTGGTTTCTTGTCCCAGAGTAACTTAAACAAACTGACAGCTCAGCAAGCACGACTACTGACCAACGCCTTAACCTGTGAgtgtatataaacacacacactttatttttaatttacgtGATATATTTCtgctaattatattattttttgtacttaAGTCCCACAGGTGGAAACTGTGCTTTACTGCACACGCTCAGTATACAAGGAGGAGAATGAGCAGCTGGTGCATAGAGTgttggaaaaaacacacacaccctccaaACTCCTGCCATTCAGGTAAACAGACAACAGCAGTAGTATCGTATATAAAAACCTCAACTGTAAACAGCAAATGAAAGTTTTATTTGGTCtatttttaggttatttttttcataaatgtacctGCTTGTTGCTGTGATGCTCCCTCAGGTTGAAAGGACCAATTTTCCCTGATGATACACAATCAGAAGACACAATAAAAGCCTCTATGTTCTTCAGGCTGGGATCTTCACAGGTCACTAATGGCTGCTTCGTGGCCCGCTTGTCTCGACAGGTAAACGGCAGGATAGAAGTGTTTGACTCTACTAAACATATCAAGCTCCTgatcaaaaacacaatttaaatatgaatacaacAAACATTTCAGTTCAATGGAGACATACACGTAGAAGGTCGACTCAATGGTtgttattccatttataaataaatcctACTTTACGGAAATTCATTTTTCCCGGATACACTATTTCCTGTTGACTGTACAGGTTTAAGATGACTTCCATACATCTCTCATTTCTTGATGCTGTGTGTTATAATGTGTCGTATCCTCACATCAAATGGCTCTTCAAGGCAGATCCCACTAAGGTAAAAACGGTCCAGGAAGTGCTAGCAAGAGCGGCAGCCAAAGGCATCCTGGATGGACTCTTCCCAGCACAACCGAAGGAGAAGAAAGAGAAAAGCACAAATGATCTGGAGGGGGATTCGGAACAGGGAAAAGATCAAAGTGAATCAGAGGTCAAGGGTAAAGCGGAGGAAGAAAAGGGAGGACAACGCAAGAGGAAGAAAAGACGCAAACGCAAGATcaaaccaaagcaaagcaaaatggTCACCAAGCATCCTTCAGTGAGTCACAAGAAGAAGACGCATTACAGGAAGCGAACGGTCAAGAACAAAGCACGAAAGATCCCTCGCCTTACGCTCAAACTCATATCGTCCACCAAACCCTTCAATCACGTGTTTTTAGCGGCAGCCAAGTCGGAGACTCCCACTGCCTCTGCAAAAAAGCAGCCCTCCGCCGCCATCCGCCCTGCAACCAAAACACAGACAACTGCAAGCAAACCAGGCGAGCCAGTCAGGAGCTACATGGAGGAGATGTCCGCCACAGAAGCGTTAGAATCTGAAGATGTGCTGGTCTCGTCTCAGGCTTGCAGCTCTCTGAGCAGTGGGAGTGGGATGTCCCTCCAGCGGACTTCAACCACCCCATCTCTGCAGCATGCTcagaatatatagtatatagtataccgtatatagtatattaaatAAGTACAGCTGCAGCAGATCAGCTAATGATGAACAAAAGTAAATCATAACATGACAGTTTTTTGAGTTTTGATGTGTAGACTTTCATTAAAAAGGTTTTACAAAACATATTATTTGTAAGCCACGTACTTGTAATtgtaactattattatttaaaacctgtgattggatggcgaccagtccagggtgtaccccacctgtcgcccgaagacagctgggataggctccagcatacccttgaccctagtgaggataagcggtatagaaaattggatggatgaatattatttaaaactgtACTGCTGCAATAAGATAGccgtttttgaaaaataaaggtcaagtaaaaatcatgttttcaatATTTGTGAAAAGGATATATTGAATGAGTCTGCTTGAGTGatcattttcttaaaattagcaCCCTAACACCAATTATGCtttgttaaactatgccaaagtttcagataatgaggtttgagcatttggaagtgagtcctaaaaaaaactttgggatggctcaaaacacttggtttcaaaaggcgtggtcaaactgcccctttgtgatgtcacagaggggaggacttccttatatgggcatggctgtaagtcACAAAGCGCTTTGCCTTCCCCCAAGCTCTggtactctgtttacttgctagcaatggctcatacaggagttcctgattccctactagcaaaagaaatgcatttcaatctgtcaacggcatttcaaactggactgttttgtgaccATGGACCAGTATGCAATTGGACTAGCAGACAAACGTTCCAGcgtacttggtcgtgtggaagagtcagtaAGTAGTAAGTAAGCAGTAAGTaataatttatcagtgtcctaactgtgctTATTTTGTGCAAGTCATGTAGCAAAAGCGCTTGGATACTAAttgccatttcccaccacaattagtggccacattagaCCTTACccatgctgtagaaaatgatGCTGAGGCTACTTACCATTGGGAGTCTTCTTGAGAAAcgtcagactgtccagtctctactttaAAAGCTGACAAAAAAGATACATCTGCATTTATTATCAAATCATATACTGTTCGCAGCTAGCGGCGAGTGTGACCAagcacagcagagtgggtgtgcctgtggttggaataaattaaaacagaccgtttttgcgggaaccacggaatccaaagaaatacagttgaataggtgccgattctggaagaactagaacacttTATGTCCCGGtgatcatgtgtagctgctctataggagacaacAACGCAATACcaagggtcgaaaaattagcataataggtctccctTTAAGACACTTtgtgaatgacaggaagaaaaactcCGACTCACTGGTGGGAGAGAAGTCATTTGGTGCTGTTGGTTTACAATAGAAATCTCTCATTTTTGCAATCGGTTCATTACCACAAgacttaataaataaataaacctaaATGATAAACGTCAAACATCCAAATACTTCTGGACCTCCCAACAGATACTACTTCCAGTGAAGTAATACAAGTATGgagtaaataaatattcattgcACACAGAAGTATTCAGTTTTAAGATGCTGTTTATTCTCACAATTGGTTACATTAATAATGTGTACAAATCTGTGAGCAGCAAACAGGAGCCTACACATCCATTGGCAGTAAATGgagtgtgttgttgttattgttgtttttgagaCACAGGAAGCTCTCTGctgtcctcttcctcctccagcggAGAACCCcctagtgttttattttttgtcgttGTTACCTTTTTTTGTCTGCCAAGCAGAGCCTGTTGAAGCGCTGTGAAGGccaaaacaatgacacaaagTCCAAAGACTTGACCAACCATGATGAATAAAATCAGTATATATCattataaaatagaataaataaaataaaaatatttatgttcagTACATAGTCCTTTTTAAACATCTCCGGGCATGCAAGGTCTTTTAACCACTcttgccattaaaaaaaaatgcatagatAAATCGCTTATTCAGCGTCAACTTAATTGTGAAATTTCATTATTTGCTCTCCTATTGTCTTATCTACAGCAAGTTATATGTTACACTTTGGCCATTTGGtgagatctaaaaaaaaaaggcatttcaaTTAAAGGAcaacaaaataaacagaaacagaTAGCTTATGACAAAGATAATTGGCAAATGTTACCGTATTTACAAGGcgatcacacacacatttgtgttcACATTTCAATATGATATAATTTCCGGGGTGAACTGTCTCTGCAGAATCTCAGTCGGACTACAGGTACATCTCATGTAATAAAATGGATATTGAAAAAGATAAGCTACAAGAGCTAGATTAGGATTCTTGTGAGAAATAAAGCACAGAAATGTGAAAACAAGAAGTATGTATTAAACATAAGACAAGTGAACAAGAACCCTGGACACACCTCCGTAGCAGCCTTGAAAACTTCCTGTTAGCTCGAGGCAATGTCCACATGTACGCAAGTAttttgacaattaaaaaaaatgtctttggtGGGtacgaaaataaaaataaaatgtctgtttactgtacatacaatttGCAGGCTGCCGTGCAAAGACGCCACTGGCGCTATAAATGTGAACCGAGGTCACTGTAGCCGATCAGAAGCGTGAAGAAAGTCACTTCTGGAAAAGGCACAGCAAGTGAGgaaaaggaaaataatgtcGAATAAAGTATTGCACCacagaaatgtaaaataaaaaaaatgcatttaacaatttattcttaatattttcatgCCAACATGTTCCGCACCAGTGATCCAAAATGAACGGaatttgacataaaaaaatagtaacgttctttttatgggtttttttgcatgtagaaaaacaattttttaaatggttaAATTAAATGGTTTAAAATGGTTAAAACTGTCttcttgaaaatgtttatttgcatgagtatatatatatgaatatgtaaatatgcatagaaaaatatatactgtactgacCCGAATATGAGATAAACCCCCCTTTTTCAAAACCCGCTTTTAGGGCAAAAAGACTGAAttaattcttgttttttttaaatcatattttcgATAGCGGCGCAATAACTGGTAGTATTATGGCGGGCTAAGTCATGAGGTCCACATTGAATGGCGCTagtgagtgaacaatggcaactgaAGAGAGAAAAGGCCCTTAGATTACAGGTAGATTGTAAGTAAAAATGATATCTCCTCATTTGCAGAACACCGAACCTTCTACGTCttcttcagacttttttttttttgactgtcttatatttgggtcgaTTTTTGAAAGAAATACCAGTGTTCATGTGGACATAGCATCAGTCAACATACATAGTATTCCACTAAAAAACGAAAAACGCCTTCCTCTTGGAACAAAACCATAAAGTGTAATAGCACACTGTGAGGGCCTTCCATTGAGAAGCACTTCCTCCAGCATGAGGATCACACATctgcagcagcagtagcagcatgCTGATGTCTCCAGGGCGTtgaagcagcaggaggaggaggaggaggaggagggtgaggGAGCAAAATGTCACCCTGCCCAGTCTGGTGTGTCGTCCTTCTCCATTATGGCTATCATCTGTCATCATCCAAACGTTGACAAAAATGGCGGGTACGTGAGCCGGGAAAGATTCCATCCAGGCCAAAGCTTGATGATATGAAGTCTTAAAAGCAGCAGCGGTGCACTGATATTGCGTCTATTAGTGTGTCATTTGTTTATAAAAGTTTCATGCAGGATGAATGATGTGAGTGGGACACATTTGTATTGACTCCATTTTTCTTCCTTCACAAGCGTCACCTTTACTTCCCTGCATCATTTTAGAGTCTATTCATTAAAGTGTGAGAGCAGGAGGGTGAAAGAGGGCATGGCCAAAATGGGTGCCATCATGCTGCAGCACGTGCAATAAGAGTGGTGACGCACGCACATGCTCCATTGAGCAGCCCGCCCTGAGGGGGGGGGATACGAGATGCTTATGTACACCGTCCTGTCTCCCACCCGTTCAAATTGACGACCAAACCTGCAACTCTTAGGCCAGActctggagttttttttttttcatgttcatgGCTGCAGCGATGTGTGTAGTTACCATGGCGACCGTGTGGAAGTAGGGAGTTTGCTCGGGTACGGCAATGGAGTCGGTAGTGCTTTTGAGCTTGGTGGTCACTGCGGTGCCTCTGTGACGGGCCGCTTttgtttgagggtgtcgatgaGGGACAGGACGCCTCGTTTGACGCTGGTCGAGACCCGGCGGGACACAGAGTCGCCGGGCGGGGATGAGCCGCAGGCCTTCTGGGAGAGCGGCCGTGCCACCAAACATTTCTGGTACCGCAACTGAGGAAAAGGGTTTAGAGGGAGaaccaaatgaaatgaaaatgacagcccaatgtgtgtgtgtgtgtgtgtgtgttggtgtttttttatatGTGTAAGCCGCACCGATGTATAAGCCATGTGTTCACGTCATATAATGGCATATTGTGGCACACACAAGTTCACCGCACAGCTCTTTAATTGACACAACGAGGTTGTCAACCCACTATATATGATAGTATAACATGgtgtcatcacacagcaacttaacactcaaaaggtataccccagaaa from Doryrhamphus excisus isolate RoL2022-K1 chromosome 1, RoL_Dexc_1.0, whole genome shotgun sequence encodes the following:
- the LOC131101368 gene encoding putative methyltransferase NSUN7, whose protein sequence is MTKVPATKKSTRILISQQFMEEKETFTSVILPPAIHIPDAPPPSDLTYLQAAAIFHYLRRDKPLNHQLVHYGKKTDKLLLPESGDKTTTQHALRLAFSTLKYEDLLEEMMMDSRFLASQHIPNDLLPLAMVMLCNFQERKFLPCQRSEIEKEEPQQEVRDLENRLHKCKTKLAASLARSRVKHGLQSVSGILSEPVRSKQHRARLLPLYAWVNTLSSSVEEVCKELELSGLSKVDPLCCDTLIFSQKLHAPLKHSQLTATHKLMIQDRSVCVAVSALRPILFDNADVLMAGSFSALTAAHVAIMVAARSGGVLVCGADHTSSQLEDMHKLLKEMDIKNVRIVSEAFFSLGQWDAAIERLKVIMVLPQCSSSGLCDPVDTIHCESGDWNLLQDLSRGFLSQSNLNKLTAQQARLLTNALTFPQVETVLYCTRSVYKEENEQLVHRVLEKTHTPSKLLPFRLKGPIFPDDTQSEDTIKASMFFRLGSSQVTNGCFVARLSRQADPTKVKTVQEVLARAAAKGILDGLFPAQPKEKKEKSTNDLEGDSEQGKDQSESEVKGKAEEEKGGQRKRKKRRKRKIKPKQSKMVTKHPSVSHKKKTHYRKRTVKNKARKIPRLTLKLISSTKPFNHVFLAAAKSETPTASAKKQPSAAIRPATKTQTTASKPGEPVRSYMEEMSATEALESEDVLVSSQACSSLSSGSGMSLQRTSTTPSLQHAQNI